The following coding sequences lie in one Carassius gibelio isolate Cgi1373 ecotype wild population from Czech Republic chromosome A17, carGib1.2-hapl.c, whole genome shotgun sequence genomic window:
- the LOC128031374 gene encoding apoptosis regulatory protein Siva-like, protein MPKRSCPFSESFSSQSKVHVGQKEINNRGVLGLKYRQEIYEKTRELLFSGTKAVMSRLWRTDAEEKEADVLVSSQTLLRGQTRIGPDGRLQRADAAPGGAAAPSACCVCQRVSGSRKACSRCERHACAACFQQCNICSERCCSVCTVTDYSERYERVLCCGCSS, encoded by the exons ATGCCCAAGCGCTCCTGTCCGTTCAGCGAGAGCTTCTCCTCGCAGAGTAAAGTCCACGTTGGTCAGAAGGAGATCAACAACCGCGGAGTTTTAGGACTCAAATACAGACAAGAGATTTATG AAAAGACCAGAGAGCTGCTCTTCAGCGGGACTAAAGCCGTGATGTCTCGTCTCTGGAGGACTGATGCGGAGGAGAAGGAGGCTGATGTGCTGGTGTCCAGTCAGACACTTCTCCGAGGACAGACACGCATCGGTCCAGACGGACGATTACAGAGAGCAGACGCTGCTCCAG GTGGTGCAGCGGCTCCTTCAGCGTGTTGTGTGTGTCAGAGGGTCTCGGGTTCGAGGAAGGCGTGCTCTCGGTGCGAGCGTCACGCGTGTGCAGCGTGTTTCCAACAGTGCAACATCTGCTCTGAACGCTGCTGCTCCGTGTGCACCGTCACCGA TTACAGTGAGCGTTACGAGCGCGTCCTCTGCTGTGGATGTTCGTCCTGA